From a region of the Nyctibius grandis isolate bNycGra1 chromosome 12, bNycGra1.pri, whole genome shotgun sequence genome:
- the LOC137669490 gene encoding histamine H3 receptor-like, whose product MGQDLPWLNHSGSPRAAGGACAAGGQRGGPFAAATGALLAALMGLLVLATVLGNALVILAFVVDRSLRTQGNFFFLNLAIADLLVGGFCIPLYIPYVLTGEWRLGRGLCKLWLVVDYLVCTASVFNIVLISFDRFISVTRAVSYRAQKGMTRNAILKMITVWIAAFLLYGPAILSWEHIAQKSILPEGECHAEFFYNWYFLMIASTIEFFTPFITVTYFNLSIYLNIRKRTSLRNKNLSPGQEDCAMSFQGEKQEHAIFFVKPANRHKHEKKRASSLSPPKKASRLSLHKLDNQSLNLHVNQDLPPLQVEVETKPHRNGFYKTTESICNATTRADIANTMANRFRLSRDKRVAKSLAIIVCVFGLCWAPYTLLMIIRAACHGHCVQYSLYETSFWLLWVNSAINPVLYPLCHMSFRKAFIKLLCPGKSKIHPHIFM is encoded by the exons ATGGGCCAGGACTTGCCGTGGCTCAACCACTCCGGCAgcccgcgggcggcgggcggtgcCTGtgcggcgggcgggcagcgcggcgggccCTTCGCCGCCGCCACGGGCGCGCTGCTGGCGGCGCTCatggggctgctggtgctggccACGGTGCTGGGCAATGCCCTGGTCATTCTGGCGTTCGTGGTAGACCGCAGCCTCCGCACGCAGGGCAACTTCTTCTTCCTCAACCTGGCCATCGCGGACCTCCTCGTGG GCGGCTTCTGCATCCCCCTCTACATCCCCTACGTGCTGACGGGCGAGTGGCGACTCGGCAGGGGCTTGTGTAAGCTGTGGCTGGTGGTAGACTACCTGGTGTGCACCGCCTCCGTCTTCAACATCGTCCTCATCAGCTTCGACAGGTTCATCTCTGTCACCAGAGCG gtCAGTTACAGGGCTCAGAAAGGGATGACCAGAAATGCAATACTGAAGATGATCACTGTATggattgctgcttttcttctctatgGTCCAGCCATTCTCAGTTGGGAGCATATTGCCCAAAAGAGCATTCTCCCGGAAGGAGAATGTCATGCAGAATTCTTCTACAACTGGTATTTCCTAATGATTGCCTCTACTATTGAATTCTTTACACCTTTCATCACTGTTACATACTTTAACTTAAGTATTTACCTCAACATCAGGAAACGGACATCCCTCAGAAACAAAAACCTATCACCTGGTCAAGAGGACTGTGCAATGAGTTTCcagggagaaaaacaggaaCATGCTATATTTTTTGTAAAACCTGCTAACAGACACAAACATGAGAAGAAGCGAGCAAGCAGCctttctcccccaaaaaaggCTTCAAGGCTCAGCCTACATAAGCTTGACAATCAGTCATTAAATTTGCATGTCAATCAAGATCTTCCACCACTTCAGGTGGAAGTCGAGACCAAGCCTCATAGAAATGGTTTCTACAAAACTACAGAAAGCATATGCAACGCCACCACCAGAGCGGACATTGCTAACACTATGGCAAATAGATTTAGACTTTCCCGGGATAAAAGAGTAGCAAAGTCTTTAGCAATTATTGTctgtgtgtttggtttgtgCTGGGCTCCATACACACTTTTGATGATCATCAGAGCAGCTTGCCATGGGCACTGTGTGCAGTATTCACTCTATGAGACTTCATTTTGGCTTCTGTGGGTGAATTCAGCCATTAACCCTGTTCTATACCCACTGTGTCACATGAGCTTTAGGAAAGCTTTTATAAAACTCCTGTGTCCAGGAAAATCCAAAATTCATCCTcatatttttatgtga
- the VPS35 gene encoding vacuolar protein sorting-associated protein 35 has protein sequence MPTTQQSPQDEQEKLLDEAIQAVKVQSFQMKRCLDKNKLMDALKHASNMLGELRTSMLSPKSYYELYMAISDELHYLEVYLTDEFAKGRKVADLYELVQYAGNIIPRLYLLITVGVVYVKSFPQSRKDILKDLVEMCRGVQHPLRGLFLRNYLLQCTRNILPDEGEQADEETTGDISDSMDFVLLNFAEMNKLWVRMQHQGHSRDREKRERERQELRILVGTNLVRLSQLEGVNVERYKQIVLPGILEQVVNCRDALAQEYLMECIIQVFPDEFHLQTLNPFLRACAELHQNVNVKNIIIALIDRLALFAHREDGPGIPADIKLFDIFSQQVATVIQSRQDMPSEDVVSLQVSLINLAMKCYPDRVDYVDKVLETTVEIFNKLNLEHIATSSAVSKELTRLLKIPVDTYNNILTVLKLKHFHPLFEYFDYESRKSMSCYVLSNVLDYNTEIVSQEQVDAIMNLVSTLIQDQPDQPAEDPDPEDFADEQSLVGRFIHLLRSDDPDQQYLILNTARKHFGAGGNQRIRFTLPPLVFAAYQLAFRYKENSKVDDKWEKKCQKIFSFAHQTISALIKAELAELPLRLFLQGALAAGEIGFENHETVAYEFMSQAFSLYEDEISDSKAQLAAITLIIGTFERMKCFSEENHEPLRTQCALAASKLLKKPDQCRAVSTCAHLFWSGRNTDKNGEELHGGKRVMECLKKALKIANQCMDPSLQVQLFIEILNRYIYFYEKENEAVTIQVLNQLIQKIREDLPNLESTEETEQINKHFHNTLEHLRLRRESPESEGPIYEGLVL, from the exons ccaaCAACACAGCAGTCTCCTCAGGATGAACAGGAAAAACTCCTGGATGAAGCCATTCAGGCTGTGAAGGTGCAGTCTTTCCAGATGAAGAGATGCTTG GACAAAAACAAGCTCATGGATGCTCTGAAACATGCTTCCAACATGCTTGGTGAGCTGCGGACTTCTATGTTATCTCCAAAGAGCTATTATGAACTCT ACATGGCAATTTCTGATGAGCTACACTACTTGGAAGTCTACCTGACAGATGAATTTGCCAAAGGAAGGAAAGTGGCAGACCTTTATGAGCTAGTACAGTATGCTGGAAATATTATTCCAAGACT GTATCTCCTGATAACAGTAGGTGTTGTCTATGTCAAGTCATTTCCACAGTCCaggaaagatattttgaaaGACCTGGTGGAGATGTGCCGTGGAGTACAGCATCCTCTTAGAGGCCTTTTTCTTAGAAACTATCTACTGCAGTGTACCAGGAATATCTTACCGGATGAAGGCGAGCAAGCAGA TGAAGAAACCACTGGAGACATCAGTGATTCGATGGATTTTGTGCTACTGAACTTTGCTGAGATGAACAAACTCTGGGTGCGAATGCAACACCAGGGCCATAGTCgggacagagagaaaagggagcgAGAAAGGCAGGAACTGAGAATCCTAGTAGGAACAAACCTGGTTCGCCTCAGTCAGTTGGAAGGTGTTAATGTGGAGCGATATAAGCAG ATTGTTCTGCCTGGAATATTGGAGCAAGTTGTAAACTGTAGAGATGCTTTAGCTCAGGAGTACCTCATGGAGTGCATCATACAG GTTTTCCCAGATGAATTTCATCTCCAAACCCTGAACCCATTTCTCAGAGCCTGTGCTGAGCTGCACCAAAATGtgaatgtgaaaaatataattattgcTTTAATTGACAG GTTAGCTTTATTTGCACATCGTGAAGATGGACCTGGTATCCCAGCCGATATCAAACTGTTTGACATCTTTTCACAGCAGGTCGCTACTGTTATACAG TCTCGCCAGGACATGCCCTCAGAGGATGTGGTATCTTTGCAAGTTTCTCTCATTAACTTGGCTATGAAATGCTACCCAGACCGTGTTGACTATGTTGATAAGGTGTTGGAGACAACTGTGGAAATATTCAATAAACTTAATCTGGAACA tattGCAACAAGCAGTGCCGTTTCAAAGGAGCTGACTAGACTTTTGAAAATCCCTGTTGATACTTACAACAATATCCTGACAGTTCTGAAACTAAAACATTTTCACCCACTCTTTGAATACTTTGATTACGAGTCCAGGAAGAGCATGAGTTGTTACGTGCTTAGCAATGTATTGGATTATAACACAGAAATTGTGTCCCAAGAACAG GTTGATGCTATCATGAATTTGGTATCCACGCTGATCCAGGATCAACCGGATCAGCCTGCTGAAGATCCTGACCCTGAGGACTTTGCTGATGAACAGAGTCTTGTGGGAAGATTTATTCATCTTTTGCGTTCAGATGACCCTGACCAACAGTATCTG ATCCTAAACACTGCCCGGAAACACTTTGGTGCAGGTGGGAACCAACGTATTCGTTTTACACTGCCACCATTGGTTTTTGCTGCATACCAGCTTGCTTTTCGCTACAAAGAGAACTCCAAAGTG GATGACAAATGGGAAAAGAAGTGCCAGAAAATCTTCTCGTTTGCTCATCAGACCATCAGTGCTCTGATCAAAGCAGAactggcagagctgcctcttCGTCTCTTCCTACAAGGAGCACTGGCTGCAGGAGAGATTGGCTTTGAGAATCATGAAACTGTGGCCTATGAATTCATGTCCCAG GCCTTCTCTTTATATGAAGATGAAATCAGTGATTCAAAAGCACAGCTGGCTGCAATCACCTTGATAATTGGGACATTTGAGAGAATGAAGTGCTTCAGTGAGGAGAACCATGAGCCTTTGAGGACTCAGTGTGCACTGGCAGCCTCTAAGCTCCTTAAGAAGCCCGACCAGTGTCGGGCTGTGAGCACTTGTGCCCATCTGTTTTGGTCTGGCCGAAATACTGACAAGAATGGAGAGGAG CTTCATGGAGGAAAAAGAGTGATGGAATGCCTAAAGAAGGCTCTGAAGATAGCAAATCAGTGCATGGACCCTTCTCTGCAAGTCCAACTTTTCATAGAAATTCTGAATAGATATATCtatttttatgaaaaggaaaatgaggcg GTGACAATTCAGGTTTTGAATCAGCTTATACAGAAGATAAGAGAAGATCTCCCAAACCTTGAGTCTactgaagaaacagaacaaattaaCAAACACTTTCACAACACACTGGAGCACTTGCGTCTGAGGAGGGAATCACCAGAATCTGAGGGGCCAATTTATGAAGGTCTTGTTCTTTAG